Within Flavobacterium pisciphilum, the genomic segment CTTCAATGGTATCTTCAAACAAATTAACAAAAGCAATGAACAATGGTTTCGAAAAATCGGCTGGAGACAATCTAGAAACATTGCGACCAAGAATCGAAGAATTTAAAACTTTCTTAAGTGATGAAATCACACAAAAGGATGTTTTTAACCTTATATATTCTCCCACTGATACTTCTGTATGGGTGTATAAAAATGATGTTTTGAAAGGAAAAATACAAGGATTCGATTTCAAAAAAGCACTGTTCGGAATTTGGCTATCAGATAAACCAGCTGATGAAAAATTGAAAAATCAATTGTTAGGCAAATAATTATTTTGACATTTTTTAGTCTAAAAACATTGGATAAACTAGTTTTTT encodes:
- a CDS encoding chalcone isomerase family protein, which translates into the protein MRKILQLLIVIMTLQFSTVTAQKAFNIDGVIVPRTIQFQNKTLSLNGAGGRSKMWLEVYVQALYLSQLSQDPKFIIDSDTEMAIRIEITSSMVSSNKLTKAMNNGFEKSAGDNLETLRPRIEEFKTFLSDEITQKDVFNLIYSPTDTSVWVYKNDVLKGKIQGFDFKKALFGIWLSDKPADEKLKNQLLGK